One window of Paludibacter propionicigenes WB4 genomic DNA carries:
- a CDS encoding PKD domain-containing protein, with translation MKHFLGIILLILLQINNNGSFATNTKNSKVEISNSESFNVENALFQLAEDTVTKNFVKAAPSIMITCVNTSVTLTNTAIPGNSCSNLANYVWDFGDGFTVVSTQLTSPQSKTHTYSTPGLYHVTLKATNGCGTLTNSIDICVEPPPVPTFNLDVTQGCAPLTVNATNTTNTTAICSTPNYSWDVTYMPGNCGTTAAYTYLGGSGSSSASPTFQFTNPGIYTIKLAVTNFCGTYYNTQTVEVKQPPIVSINNIPDFCETATLNPTANVTSCSPLNALTYAWSFPGGSPSFSTNANPTNITYSSPGTYTVLLNVTNECGVSVTDSKTFTVKNAPKVTNSPLSQTVCSGFLTSQVNLTADIPGTTFSWTATASPGVSGFIPSGTTNTLPPQTLSTTGTTAGTVTYAITPFFNGCTGPTVNYVVTVNPAPVFTLQPLPSTVCLNGIPTNLSVAISPIADTPIYQWYASGVAIPGATNPVYTPSTSAVGTTSYYCIVSFSSGACADIQSNTVNVTVAPPPSISTQPTASQNICVGGSSSVLSVSYSGGAGTPTYQWYSNTSNSNVGGSAISGATGSSYSPPTFTVPGNYYYYAVVTLSGNNCGSATSDPARVTVVADPVITSQPISTQTVCQGSVPTTIGVTATGGTGSFNYQWYQNSTNSNVGGTLISGATNSTFTPPTTVTGTNYYYCEVSQSGLNCSVTSTTSEVVVNLQPSVVTQPVSSTICVGGTPAGLTVSTVNGVGTPTYQWYRNALNNTTSGTPIGGAVSANYNPSGAVVGTTYYYCVISYPSGGCNLVTSNTATVTVNSLPTISSHPTALQDICVGGTIGAPLSVGYTGGAGTATYQWFLNTSNSNVGGTSIAGATGSTYTPPAFTVVGSYYYYVEVTLSGSNCGSATSNPAQINVVADPTVTSQPLLTQTVCQTSIPTSISVTAAGGVGIFIYQWYQNTTNSNSGGTPIAGATGSTFAPSTAATGTTYYYCLISQTGLNCDVTSNTSEVIVNPAPTFSTQPLPQSVCIGGTLSPLSVSTTGGVGAPTYQWYSNTVNSTSGGTSIPTATNATYTPSSAVVGTTYYYCIASFAMGGCNTIISNTAEIIVASPLSINVHPTPLQDICVGGTIGTPLSVGYTGGAGTPSYQWYSNTVNSTIGGVAIAGATSSTYLPPVLSSVGHYYYYAIVTLSGSNCGFATSNVADVNVVADPIVSAQPLLTQTVCQGAIPTTMSVTATGGLGVFSYQWYQNTTNSNAGGTSITGATNSTYVPSTATAGTSYYYCFISQTGVNCAVTSNTSEVIVNPQPTFTSQPVSSTICVNGLPSQLSVATINGVGAPTYQWYSNTVNDNTTGTSIIGATSINYNPSGAAAGTTYYYCEVTFAAGCNVITSNTATVTVIPSPTIDVHPTPVQEICAGDAIGAPLTVSYINGVGTPSYQWYSNTVNSSVGGTAIAGATNVTYTPPPFPVSGNYYYYVEVTLSGNGCVPAISNVAQIIVDANPTLTPQLVPTQTVCINTIPQTLSITASGGLGAYTYQWYQNTVNSSTGGIAITGALSSTYVPSTASLGTLYYYCIVKSSLGANCDVTSDVATVTVNPEPTFTSQPVSSVVCVGGAPAPLSITYKDGAGTPSYQWYSNTINNNTTGTPIALATGSTYNPPSALAATTYYYCVITMAPGGCTTLVSNVAQVVVNPNPVITSFNTEICNGTAFSIIPQDVTDGIVPAGTTYTWSMPTISPAGSVSGASAQPIGQTGISQILTNNTTGIATVTYTVTPLSGACPGPAFNVVVTVDPTIVPTVTVQNISCFGIVDGSLTASIAGGIPPYSLSWTGPSGFTSNASTLTNLYAGNYTLTVTDSKSCQVTSTYTIVEPADIKITTDIQTDVTFFGADNAVIHITVTGGTPPYNYAWTKDGVAFATTEDLSNIGPGYYEVTVTDSHSCVPKHAFYDVTVPPELIVSLVSKVDLNCFGDNYGAITVDVVGGTPIQVSPGVFDYTYSWAGPNGFTSTSKNLTNLIAGAYVLNVTDNSGFSKQLTVVVTQPSPILVNFSSAPKLDCATKIVSEVTTAHVSGGVAPYNLLWSRGTVSGLNKEIMESSQAGPVTLQITDGNGCVVDTTFNLSIKPIGIDYKVLDCDKHSYQFNALVLDSLSAYTYNWDFGDGVTDVNKTVNHTFATTGNKTVQLKITSPACTINFSQVVTVETPPVLTLDRDPKICIGDSTIIHVSGAATYLWNDNSKSDSIMINRTGEYSVTGTSASGCTATLKFMVSNYNLYNYTIQTNKNEVSVTSPIVRFGSESYAGSQYIWDFGDGKTDHGNNLDHTFDITNEKTFNVTLKAIDPDGCTEYATKQIIVVNSSLYNTFTPNGDGIDDVFMKSWHIKVYNRNSVLIYDGIDGWDGTYKGKPVSNDTYFFVVYYASESGAKTNSGYVTVVR, from the coding sequence ATGAAACATTTTTTGGGGATAATATTATTGATTTTGCTTCAAATAAACAATAACGGTTCGTTTGCAACTAATACCAAAAATTCTAAGGTCGAAATATCAAATTCAGAAAGCTTTAATGTTGAAAATGCTTTATTTCAACTGGCCGAAGATACTGTCACAAAGAATTTTGTAAAGGCAGCTCCCAGCATAATGATTACTTGTGTTAATACAAGCGTAACTTTAACCAATACTGCAATCCCCGGGAACAGCTGTTCAAACCTGGCTAATTATGTTTGGGATTTTGGGGATGGTTTTACAGTGGTTTCTACGCAGTTAACTTCTCCTCAAAGTAAAACTCATACATATTCTACTCCGGGACTATATCATGTCACACTTAAAGCTACGAATGGTTGTGGAACATTGACTAATTCAATCGATATTTGTGTTGAACCACCTCCTGTACCAACATTCAATTTAGATGTTACACAAGGTTGTGCTCCTCTGACGGTTAATGCAACTAATACTACCAATACTACGGCTATCTGTTCAACTCCTAATTATAGCTGGGATGTTACTTATATGCCAGGGAACTGTGGAACTACTGCTGCTTATACATATCTTGGAGGTTCTGGCTCTTCATCGGCAAGTCCCACTTTTCAATTCACGAATCCAGGGATCTATACAATCAAATTGGCGGTAACTAATTTTTGCGGAACTTATTATAACACGCAAACAGTAGAGGTTAAGCAGCCTCCTATTGTATCTATCAACAATATTCCTGATTTTTGTGAAACGGCTACGCTTAATCCAACAGCGAATGTTACCAGTTGTTCTCCATTGAATGCTTTGACATACGCCTGGAGTTTTCCGGGTGGGTCTCCTTCTTTTTCTACCAACGCAAATCCAACTAATATCACATATTCTTCACCGGGTACTTATACAGTTTTATTGAATGTTACCAATGAATGTGGAGTTTCAGTAACAGACTCAAAGACTTTTACTGTTAAGAATGCACCCAAAGTAACAAATTCTCCTTTAAGCCAAACGGTTTGCTCTGGATTTCTTACGTCGCAGGTGAATTTAACGGCAGATATTCCCGGCACTACTTTTTCATGGACTGCTACTGCATCTCCGGGTGTATCGGGTTTTATCCCATCGGGTACAACTAATACGCTACCACCACAAACCCTTTCGACAACGGGTACTACTGCAGGAACTGTAACTTATGCCATAACTCCATTTTTCAATGGATGCACAGGTCCGACAGTAAATTATGTTGTGACTGTTAATCCTGCTCCTGTGTTTACATTACAGCCTTTGCCCAGCACTGTTTGTCTAAACGGTATTCCAACGAATCTGTCTGTGGCTATTTCTCCGATTGCTGATACTCCGATTTATCAATGGTATGCTTCAGGAGTAGCTATTCCGGGTGCTACAAACCCAGTGTACACCCCTTCTACAAGTGCTGTTGGAACTACAAGTTATTACTGTATTGTCAGTTTTTCTTCGGGAGCATGTGCCGATATTCAGTCTAATACGGTGAATGTTACTGTAGCTCCTCCTCCAAGTATAAGTACACAGCCTACTGCATCGCAAAATATATGCGTAGGTGGAAGCAGCTCTGTATTGAGTGTAAGTTATTCGGGAGGAGCAGGCACACCTACTTATCAATGGTATTCTAATACTTCCAACTCTAATGTTGGTGGTTCAGCAATATCAGGTGCAACCGGCTCATCGTACTCTCCACCAACTTTTACGGTACCCGGAAATTACTATTATTATGCAGTAGTTACGTTATCAGGCAATAATTGCGGTTCGGCCACCAGTGATCCTGCTCGGGTTACTGTTGTTGCAGATCCGGTTATTACTTCTCAACCAATTTCAACTCAAACAGTCTGTCAGGGTAGTGTCCCTACTACCATCGGAGTTACAGCTACCGGAGGAACCGGAAGTTTCAATTATCAATGGTATCAGAATTCTACAAACAGTAACGTTGGAGGTACTTTGATATCTGGTGCAACCAATAGTACTTTTACCCCACCAACTACTGTCACGGGAACTAACTATTATTATTGTGAAGTATCTCAGTCCGGATTAAATTGTAGTGTGACCAGTACTACGTCTGAAGTTGTCGTAAATCTTCAACCAAGTGTTGTAACTCAGCCTGTATCCAGTACGATTTGTGTTGGAGGAACGCCAGCAGGCCTTACCGTATCAACAGTTAATGGAGTTGGTACTCCAACCTATCAGTGGTATCGCAATGCCCTAAATAACACCACATCGGGTACGCCTATTGGAGGAGCTGTAAGTGCTAATTATAATCCTTCCGGAGCAGTTGTTGGAACTACCTATTATTATTGTGTAATTTCATACCCATCGGGAGGATGTAATTTAGTGACATCAAATACGGCAACGGTAACGGTTAATTCATTACCAACAATAAGTTCTCACCCTACTGCGCTACAGGATATTTGTGTGGGTGGTACTATTGGTGCTCCTTTGAGTGTTGGATATACCGGTGGTGCAGGTACAGCTACTTATCAGTGGTTTTTGAATACGTCAAATTCAAATGTCGGCGGTACTTCAATTGCAGGAGCTACCGGGTCAACATATACACCTCCAGCTTTTACGGTAGTTGGAAGCTATTACTATTATGTAGAAGTAACGTTGTCGGGAAGTAATTGTGGATCGGCAACGAGTAATCCTGCTCAAATAAATGTAGTAGCTGACCCGACAGTTACTTCTCAGCCATTGTTGACGCAGACTGTGTGTCAAACATCAATCCCTACTTCCATTAGCGTAACTGCTGCTGGTGGGGTAGGCATATTTATCTATCAATGGTATCAAAATACAACTAACAGTAATAGTGGCGGAACTCCAATTGCCGGAGCTACCGGAAGTACTTTTGCTCCTTCAACTGCGGCAACCGGTACGACTTATTATTACTGTTTAATTTCGCAGACAGGATTAAATTGTGATGTAACTAGTAATACTTCTGAGGTTATTGTAAATCCGGCTCCAACTTTTTCTACTCAGCCGCTTCCTCAATCAGTTTGTATAGGCGGTACACTTAGTCCTTTGTCTGTATCGACAACAGGTGGAGTAGGAGCCCCGACTTATCAATGGTATAGCAATACTGTTAATAGTACTTCCGGCGGTACATCAATACCGACTGCAACCAATGCAACCTATACACCTTCAAGTGCGGTTGTAGGTACAACGTATTATTATTGTATAGCTTCGTTTGCTATGGGTGGTTGTAATACTATAATTTCTAATACTGCAGAAATTATTGTTGCTTCTCCACTATCCATAAATGTGCATCCAACTCCATTGCAAGATATATGTGTTGGTGGTACTATCGGTACTCCTTTGAGCGTTGGTTATACCGGTGGCGCAGGAACTCCGTCTTATCAGTGGTATTCAAATACGGTTAATTCAACAATTGGTGGTGTGGCCATTGCGGGTGCCACTTCGTCAACCTACCTTCCTCCTGTATTGAGTTCGGTAGGCCATTATTACTATTACGCTATTGTTACTTTGTCGGGTAGCAACTGTGGTTTTGCAACAAGTAATGTAGCAGATGTAAATGTTGTTGCAGATCCTATTGTCAGTGCTCAGCCTTTATTGACTCAAACGGTGTGTCAGGGAGCAATTCCTACAACGATGAGCGTCACTGCTACGGGAGGGTTAGGAGTATTTAGTTATCAATGGTATCAGAATACAACTAACAGTAATGCCGGTGGAACATCAATCACGGGAGCCACAAACAGTACGTATGTACCTTCAACAGCCACTGCAGGAACTAGCTATTATTATTGTTTTATTTCTCAGACCGGAGTGAATTGTGCGGTTACCAGTAATACTTCTGAAGTAATTGTAAATCCTCAACCTACATTCACTTCACAACCTGTATCCAGTACTATTTGTGTTAACGGACTGCCTTCGCAATTGTCTGTCGCGACCATTAATGGAGTTGGTGCACCAACTTATCAGTGGTATAGCAATACCGTAAACGACAATACAACGGGGACTTCGATAATTGGAGCAACCAGTATCAATTATAATCCATCCGGTGCAGCTGCAGGAACCACTTATTACTATTGTGAAGTTACTTTTGCGGCCGGTTGTAATGTCATTACGTCTAATACGGCTACAGTAACTGTAATACCATCTCCAACAATAGATGTACATCCAACTCCCGTTCAGGAAATTTGTGCCGGAGATGCTATTGGTGCTCCTCTTACGGTTAGTTATATAAACGGTGTGGGAACTCCATCTTATCAGTGGTATTCTAATACGGTTAATTCGTCGGTGGGTGGAACCGCAATAGCAGGTGCTACCAATGTTACTTATACTCCTCCGCCATTTCCTGTTTCAGGTAATTATTACTATTATGTAGAAGTTACTTTGTCGGGTAATGGTTGTGTGCCTGCTATCAGTAATGTAGCTCAGATTATAGTTGATGCTAATCCAACTCTTACACCTCAGTTAGTCCCAACTCAAACCGTTTGTATAAATACCATTCCTCAAACGCTGTCGATAACTGCTTCGGGAGGACTGGGTGCATATACTTACCAATGGTATCAGAATACAGTGAATAGCTCTACCGGTGGAATCGCAATTACCGGAGCTTTAAGTAGCACTTATGTGCCATCAACAGCAAGTCTGGGCACACTGTATTATTATTGTATTGTAAAGTCTTCTTTAGGTGCAAACTGTGATGTTACCAGCGATGTTGCTACTGTTACCGTAAATCCGGAACCAACATTTACTTCACAGCCTGTTTCAAGTGTTGTATGTGTGGGTGGTGCTCCTGCTCCTTTGTCTATAACTTATAAAGATGGTGCCGGTACTCCTTCTTATCAGTGGTATAGTAATACAATAAATAATAATACGACAGGTACACCGATTGCATTGGCAACAGGCTCTACTTATAATCCTCCTTCAGCTTTGGCAGCCACAACATATTATTATTGTGTGATAACAATGGCGCCTGGTGGTTGTACTACGCTGGTTTCTAATGTTGCGCAGGTGGTTGTAAACCCTAATCCGGTTATTACATCATTTAATACCGAAATTTGTAATGGAACTGCATTTTCAATAATTCCTCAGGATGTTACTGATGGAATTGTTCCTGCCGGAACAACTTATACATGGTCTATGCCTACGATTAGTCCTGCCGGGTCAGTATCGGGTGCTTCAGCGCAGCCGATTGGTCAGACCGGTATTAGTCAGATACTGACAAATAATACAACTGGTATCGCAACAGTAACCTATACGGTTACACCACTTTCCGGAGCTTGTCCTGGACCCGCTTTCAATGTCGTTGTCACTGTAGATCCTACAATTGTTCCAACTGTTACTGTTCAGAATATATCATGTTTTGGAATTGTTGATGGATCTCTCACTGCTTCAATTGCAGGTGGTATTCCTCCATATTCTCTTTCGTGGACAGGTCCATCAGGGTTCACCTCAAATGCATCCACGTTAACAAACCTATATGCTGGTAACTATACGCTTACTGTAACTGACTCCAAAAGTTGTCAGGTAACAAGTACATATACTATAGTTGAACCTGCAGATATCAAAATTACTACCGACATCCAGACTGATGTGACTTTTTTTGGAGCAGATAATGCCGTAATTCATATTACCGTCACAGGAGGAACTCCTCCCTATAATTATGCCTGGACCAAGGATGGTGTTGCATTTGCTACCACTGAAGACTTAAGTAATATAGGTCCGGGCTACTACGAGGTTACTGTAACCGATTCTCATAGTTGTGTACCTAAGCATGCTTTTTACGATGTAACTGTACCACCGGAATTAATCGTAAGTTTGGTGAGCAAAGTAGATTTAAATTGCTTTGGTGATAATTACGGGGCAATAACGGTAGATGTTGTGGGAGGTACCCCTATCCAGGTCTCACCGGGTGTCTTTGATTATACATATTCCTGGGCTGGTCCTAATGGTTTTACAAGTACCAGTAAAAATTTGACAAATCTTATTGCAGGAGCTTATGTTTTAAATGTAACAGATAATTCCGGATTTTCAAAACAACTAACAGTTGTAGTAACTCAACCAAGTCCTATTCTTGTCAACTTTAGTTCTGCTCCTAAACTTGATTGTGCAACTAAGATCGTAAGTGAGGTTACAACAGCTCATGTTTCGGGAGGTGTAGCTCCATATAATCTTCTATGGTCAAGGGGCACTGTAAGTGGATTGAATAAAGAAATAATGGAAAGCAGTCAGGCTGGTCCTGTAACTTTACAGATAACCGATGGAAATGGTTGTGTCGTTGATACTACTTTTAATCTATCCATAAAACCTATTGGTATTGATTATAAGGTTTTAGATTGCGATAAACATTCTTATCAGTTTAATGCTTTGGTGTTAGATTCATTATCTGCTTACACATATAACTGGGATTTTGGAGATGGAGTTACAGACGTAAACAAAACTGTAAATCACACTTTTGCAACAACCGGAAATAAGACTGTTCAGCTGAAAATAACAAGTCCTGCTTGTACTATTAATTTCTCACAGGTTGTTACAGTTGAAACTCCGCCGGTATTGACCCTTGACAGAGATCCTAAGATATGTATCGGTGATTCTACCATCATTCATGTGTCAGGTGCCGCTACTTACCTTTGGAATGATAACTCCAAGTCTGATAGCATTATGATTAACAGGACGGGAGAATATAGCGTCACGGGAACTTCTGCTTCCGGTTGTACTGCAACCTTGAAGTTTATGGTTTCAAATTACAATTTATACAATTATACCATACAAACAAATAAAAATGAAGTTTCGGTAACCAGCCCGATAGTACGTTTCGGGAGCGAAAGTTATGCAGGTTCACAATATATCTGGGATTTTGGAGATGGTAAAACAGATCACGGTAATAATTTGGATCATACATTTGATATAACCAATGAAAAGACATTTAATGTTACGTTGAAAGCAATTGATCCGGACGGTTGTACAGAGTATGCTACCAAGCAAATCATTGTCGTAAATTCATCCTTGTATAATACGTTTACGCCTAATGGAGATGGTATTGATGATGTATTTATGAAAAGCTGGCATATAAAAGTGTATAATCGGAATTCAGTACTTATATATGATGGTATAGATGGTTGGGATGGGACTTATAAAGGAAAACCGGTATCGAACGATACATATTTCTTTGTGGTATATTATGCATCCGAGTCAGGAGCAAAAACAAATTCCGGTTATGTAACTGTAGTTAGATAA
- a CDS encoding PorP/SprF family type IX secretion system membrane protein translates to MKKATIVIIFNMLTILVIAQSSVRLNHFWEKTYTLNPASVNDRYFAEFNMAARKQWVNFPGAPTTFYASGTMFLDNLNTQFGLKAIQDKIGYTSTTNLGFTYAYALILNRDWHLNLGLGLNYQCVGYDLSKVNSPTPNDPVVYAKLLNVSNFNSDLGIELQGRKWQFGAAAQNLISLFQPINSQFSNTNYIYTKYRNNSLEKMNLGFGAIGVQYGNFYQLELNLTTYFKPTPESNGFQVGAFFRTYSEIGAILGLDLSKNLHLSYSYDYNVSAISTKSYGSHEIMLTYTLDRVFKCLNCWY, encoded by the coding sequence ATGAAGAAAGCGACAATAGTTATTATTTTTAATATGTTGACAATCCTTGTGATTGCTCAATCAAGTGTACGTTTAAATCACTTTTGGGAAAAAACATATACACTCAATCCGGCATCTGTAAACGATCGCTATTTTGCGGAATTTAATATGGCTGCTCGTAAGCAGTGGGTCAATTTTCCCGGTGCTCCAACTACATTTTACGCTTCGGGTACAATGTTTCTGGATAATCTGAATACGCAATTTGGATTGAAGGCAATACAGGATAAAATAGGATATACTTCAACAACTAATCTGGGTTTTACCTATGCTTATGCTTTAATTCTCAACAGAGACTGGCATTTAAATCTGGGTTTGGGATTGAATTATCAGTGTGTTGGATACGATCTTTCCAAGGTAAATTCGCCTACACCCAATGATCCTGTTGTGTATGCAAAACTATTAAATGTGAGTAATTTTAATTCGGATTTGGGAATTGAATTACAGGGACGTAAATGGCAATTTGGTGCTGCAGCTCAAAATTTAATCTCTTTATTTCAGCCTATCAATTCGCAGTTTTCAAATACGAATTATATTTATACGAAATACCGCAATAATAGCTTAGAAAAGATGAATCTTGGTTTCGGAGCCATTGGAGTTCAATACGGTAATTTTTATCAGTTAGAGCTAAATCTAACGACATATTTCAAGCCAACTCCCGAATCTAATGGTTTTCAGGTTGGTGCATTTTTTAGAACCTATAGCGAGATTGGGGCTATTTTAGGATTGGATTTGTCTAAAAACCTGCACCTGTCTTATAGTTATGATTATAATGTAAGCGCTATTAGTACAAAATCTTATGGTTCTCATGAAATTATGTTGACGTATACTCTGGACAGAGTATTTAAATGTCTGAATTGTTGGTATTAG
- a CDS encoding DUF4294 domain-containing protein, giving the protein MNIFKKYKSKSIAVVLSLVIYGLMFLLLAVIPGFDSAMNLDDSKIEEEPIQFQMLEDIALRSMTETKADDKKTIGKAESTDKKAIESKITNEDVDKNIDKADSDDPTNVVLNQDSVMMEQLKKTLSVLKEVIPPDSLAKNPIEQQTTEKVRQALAERGQNTASDWEFIKSNYKTIQNIRRVYPYVLKAKEVIDNLNAKLATMNDAKEKKKLIKQTEKELFSQFEKDVRKMSYSQGKLLLKLLARETNESAYGLIKTYKGGIPATFWYGVGLLFHENLKTKYDSIGEDAALEKIVRKHRLGEF; this is encoded by the coding sequence ATGAATATTTTTAAGAAATATAAATCAAAATCAATAGCTGTAGTACTATCACTCGTGATATATGGTCTAATGTTCTTGTTACTTGCTGTTATTCCGGGTTTTGATTCAGCAATGAATCTGGACGATAGTAAAATAGAGGAGGAGCCTATTCAGTTCCAAATGCTGGAGGATATAGCTTTGCGTTCAATGACTGAAACCAAAGCTGATGATAAGAAAACTATAGGAAAGGCTGAATCAACAGATAAAAAAGCAATTGAATCTAAAATAACTAACGAAGATGTGGATAAAAACATCGACAAAGCCGATAGTGATGATCCGACAAACGTGGTTCTGAATCAAGACTCCGTAATGATGGAGCAATTAAAAAAAACGCTATCCGTATTAAAAGAAGTAATTCCACCCGACAGTTTAGCTAAGAATCCGATAGAACAACAAACCACAGAGAAGGTACGTCAGGCCTTGGCAGAAAGAGGTCAAAATACTGCTTCTGATTGGGAATTTATAAAAAGCAACTACAAAACAATTCAAAATATCCGCCGTGTTTATCCGTATGTTTTAAAAGCCAAAGAAGTAATTGACAATCTGAATGCTAAACTGGCGACAATGAATGACGCTAAAGAAAAGAAAAAGTTGATAAAGCAAACGGAAAAGGAATTGTTTAGTCAGTTCGAGAAAGATGTACGTAAAATGTCTTACTCTCAGGGGAAATTATTGTTGAAGTTGTTGGCAAGGGAGACGAATGAGAGCGCCTATGGGCTTATTAAAACGTATAAGGGAGGTATTCCTGCCACTTTTTGGTATGGTGTGGGGCTATTGTTTCATGAGAACTTGAAAACGAAATATGACTCCATTGGAGAAGATGCGGCACTTGAAAAAATAGTGAGGAAACATAGGTTAGGTGAGTTTTAA
- a CDS encoding ExbD/TolR family protein: MKIERRKLRTAEVYTASLNDIMFFLLLFFLIVSTLVTPATIQVLLPKSKTSSDVVVKKQINLTITADHKYYIEKKEITFEEIEPQLAALVAKKKEKEEMIVLLHADKSLNLQDAVSVIDIGNKLKVKMILFTKKENG, encoded by the coding sequence ATGAAAATAGAACGTCGAAAATTAAGAACGGCAGAAGTTTATACAGCATCGTTGAACGATATTATGTTCTTCTTATTGTTATTCTTTCTGATAGTATCTACGCTGGTTACTCCGGCTACTATTCAGGTTCTTCTTCCTAAATCCAAGACATCAAGCGATGTAGTGGTAAAAAAACAAATAAATCTCACCATTACTGCCGATCATAAATACTATATAGAGAAAAAAGAAATTACTTTTGAAGAAATCGAGCCTCAGCTGGCAGCTCTGGTAGCGAAGAAAAAAGAAAAAGAAGAAATGATTGTTCTTCTTCATGCCGATAAATCTCTAAATTTACAAGACGCAGTAAGCGTTATAGACATAGGTAATAAGCTTAAAGTAAAAATGATACTTTTCACTAAAAAGGAAAATGGATAA